The Funiculus sociatus GB2-C1 DNA window TATACTCTGGGCCAACGGCAGATGCGTCAAGGTTTGCAGCAAGCGCAGTCGGGAAGAAAAATCAGCGTCAGCAAGTTGACGGAACGTCCGACGTTCCATTGGATATTTCAATGTTTCTAAGCCGTACATTTACTAATTGCCAACGGCGTGAAGCAAATCTCTAATCAGACGGATGAAGAATTATGGATACTTGTGTTTTTCCCGGATACCTGTCGTTACTACTATTTACCTTCGTGAGAGACATTCTTTTAATCTTGACAAATTAAACACAATGAAGCTTGATTTTTAAAGCGTTAGCTGACTTACCAGGAAGATAGCGCTAAGCCAGTCATTGAAAGAAAATTCCCATTTAGGAAGAGTTTCTGAGTTGACTTCTCTAAAATACCAATTTATTCTGAATATTGTTGAGAGTTAAGCTAAATTGTTGACTAACTTGCCTTGCCAGCCGGATAAGCAATCACAATTCCAAGGATGTGACAGTTTAGGGTGCGGAATGTGGGTTAAAATATCCTCTAAGTCCTAAGTCTTTCAATACGGCAAGAAGAACCTCAAGTGAGATTGAGGCAATGAATATGATCCGCAAAGGACAAGTCAATGGAATCGACAAAGGACAATTGAATGGAATCGACAAAAGGGATAGTGTGTCTCAAGCAAAGTTTATCCAAGAAATCTTTAGACTTATCGCTTAAGGCAACGAGATTGACACAGAGCATTTGTCACCGAGAAGTTTTTGTGACACAACCAGAAAGTCTAGACTATTAAGAACCCTTAGACGAACAGGATGCGTCATGCCGACCTATCGCTCCAAAACCTCCACCCAGGGACGCAATATGGCCGGTGCCCGCGCTCTCTGGCGCGCCACCGGAATGCACACCGAGGATTTCGAGAAGCCAATCATTGCAGTTGCCAACTCCTTTACCCAATTCGTACCCGGTCACGTTCACCTGAAGGATCTGGGTCAATTGGTGTGCCGTGAGATTGAAGCCGCCGGTGGTGTCGCCAAGGAATTCAACACCATTGCCGTGGACGATGGCATCGCTATGGGCCATGACGGGATGCTCTACAGTCTGCCCTCACGCGAGATCATCGCCGATTCGGTTGAGTACATGGTCAATGCCCATTGTGCCGACGCGCTGGTCTGCATTTCCAACTGTGACAAAATCACCCCCGGAATGTTGATGGCAGCCCTGCGTCTCAACATTCCCGCCGTATTCGTCTCCGGCGGACCTATGGAAGCTGGCAAGACCAAGCTCTCGGAACACAAACTAGACCTAGTGGATGCGATGGTGGCTGCCGCGAACGACCGTATCAGCGATGAGGTGGTCGAAGAGTATGAGCGTTCCGCCTGCCCAACCTGCGGCTCTTGCTCCGGTATGTTCACCGCCAACTCAATGAACTGTCTCACGGAGGCAATCGGTCTTTCCTTACCTGGCAATGGCACTGTGCTAGCGACCCATTTCGACCGTAAGGATTTATTCCTCAACGCCGCAAAGACCATTGTCAGCATTACCCGCCGTTACTACGAGCAGGACGATGAATCGGTACTGCCCCGCTCTATCGCCAGTTTCAAAGCGTTTGAAAATGCCATGAAGCTGGACATTGCAATGGGCGGGTCCACCAACACCATTCTGCACTTGCTGGCTGCTGCTCATGAAGCCGGGGTCAATTTTACCTTGACCGACATTGATCGTCTCTCGCGCCAAGTTCCGCAACTCTGCAAGGTGGCACCAAACACCCCCCAGTATCATGTGGAGGATGTCCACCGAGCCGGTGGTATCCCCGGCATTCTCGGTGAGCTGGATCATGCCGGACTGCTCCACACGGATGTGCCAACAGTTCACAGTAAGACGCTCAAAGAAGCCCTTGATCGCTGGGATGTCATGCGTACCGATGACGAAGCCGTCCACACCTTCTTCAAAGCTGGCCCGGCTGGGATTCCAACTCAGCAAGCGTTCAGCCAATCGACCCGTTGGCCATCACTCGACTTGGATCGAGAAAACGGCTGTATCCGCCGCCTCGAAA harbors:
- the ilvD gene encoding dihydroxy-acid dehydratase, encoding MPTYRSKTSTQGRNMAGARALWRATGMHTEDFEKPIIAVANSFTQFVPGHVHLKDLGQLVCREIEAAGGVAKEFNTIAVDDGIAMGHDGMLYSLPSREIIADSVEYMVNAHCADALVCISNCDKITPGMLMAALRLNIPAVFVSGGPMEAGKTKLSEHKLDLVDAMVAAANDRISDEVVEEYERSACPTCGSCSGMFTANSMNCLTEAIGLSLPGNGTVLATHFDRKDLFLNAAKTIVSITRRYYEQDDESVLPRSIASFKAFENAMKLDIAMGGSTNTILHLLAAAHEAGVNFTLTDIDRLSRQVPQLCKVAPNTPQYHVEDVHRAGGIPGILGELDHAGLLHTDVPTVHSKTLKEALDRWDVMRTDDEAVHTFFKAGPAGIPTQQAFSQSTRWPSLDLDRENGCIRRLENAYSNEGGLAVLYGNLAERGCIVKTAGVDESIHLFEGKARIYESQDAAVKGILSDEVEPGDVVIIRYEGPRGGPGMQEMLYPTSYLKSKELGKACALLTDGRFSGGTSGLSIGHASPEAAAGGNIALVQDGDRILIDIPNRSINVELSAEELANRRAAMEAKGKDAWKPAQPRQRRVSAALKAYALLATSADQGAVRNLEMLE